One stretch of Bradyrhizobium canariense DNA includes these proteins:
- a CDS encoding NADH-quinone oxidoreductase subunit J, which translates to MILPALFFYLFAGICVASAVMVIVSRNPVHSVLYLILAFVNASGLFVLMGAEFLAMILVVVYVGAVAVLFLFVIMMLDVDFTELREGFSEYLPIGLVIGGIFLAELLLVGGGWVINPGVAKSITSAIPANVSNTEALGLVLYTKYIHYFQIAGMVLLVAMIGAIVLTLRHKASVKRQDINVQNARTPELAMSIRKVASGQGLQETDAAEWVQ; encoded by the coding sequence ATGATCCTTCCCGCGCTGTTCTTCTATTTGTTTGCCGGCATCTGCGTTGCATCCGCCGTGATGGTGATTGTGTCGCGCAATCCCGTGCATTCCGTGCTGTATCTGATCCTGGCTTTCGTCAACGCCTCCGGCCTGTTCGTGCTGATGGGCGCCGAATTCCTGGCGATGATCCTGGTCGTGGTCTATGTCGGCGCGGTCGCCGTGCTGTTCCTGTTCGTGATCATGATGCTCGACGTCGATTTCACCGAACTGCGCGAAGGCTTCAGCGAATATTTGCCGATCGGGCTCGTGATCGGCGGGATATTTCTGGCGGAACTGCTGCTGGTCGGAGGCGGCTGGGTGATCAATCCCGGTGTCGCCAAATCCATCACGTCGGCGATCCCGGCCAATGTCAGCAATACCGAGGCGCTCGGGCTCGTCCTCTACACCAAATACATTCACTATTTCCAGATCGCAGGCATGGTGCTGCTGGTTGCGATGATCGGCGCCATCGTGCTGACGCTGCGCCACAAGGCCAGCGTCAAGCGGCAGGATATCAATGTGCAGAACGCGCGGACGCCGGAACTCGCGATGAGCATCCGCAAGGTCGCGTCGGGGCAGGGCCTGCAGGAAACGGACGCGGCGGAGTGGGTGCAATGA
- the nuoF gene encoding NADH-quinone oxidoreductase subunit NuoF produces MLDDKDRIFKNLYGLQDWGLEGARRRGAWDGTKAIIDKGRDWIINEMKASGLRGRGGAGFPTGLKWSFMPKESTDGRPSYLVVNADESEPGTCKDREIMRHDPHLLVEGCLIASFAMGAHACYIYVRGEFIREREHLQAAVDQAYEAKLIGKDNINGWPFDLYVAHGAGAYICGEETALLESLEGKKGQPRLKPPFPANVGLYGCPTTVNNVESIAVAPDILRRGASWFAGIGRPNNVGTKLFCISGHVERPCNVEEAMGIPFRELIERHCGGIRGGWDNLKAVIPGGSSVRMVPAEQIIDTPMDFDSLGKLRSGLGTAAVIVMDKSTDLIRAIARISYFYKHESCGQCTPCREGTGWMWRVLTRMAEGRAHKREIDMLLEVTKQIEGHTICALGDAAAWPIQGLIAHFRHEIEERIAEYSHKADIDDAGILDPAHMIAAE; encoded by the coding sequence ATGCTCGACGACAAGGATCGCATTTTCAAGAACCTCTACGGCCTCCAGGACTGGGGTCTCGAAGGCGCGCGCCGCCGCGGCGCCTGGGATGGCACCAAGGCGATCATCGACAAGGGCCGCGACTGGATCATCAACGAGATGAAGGCCTCGGGTCTGCGCGGCCGCGGCGGGGCCGGGTTTCCGACCGGGCTGAAATGGTCGTTCATGCCGAAGGAATCGACTGACGGCCGGCCGAGCTATCTTGTGGTCAACGCCGACGAGTCCGAACCCGGCACCTGCAAGGACCGCGAGATCATGCGGCACGATCCGCATCTTCTGGTCGAGGGGTGCCTGATCGCCAGCTTCGCGATGGGCGCGCACGCCTGCTACATCTATGTACGCGGCGAATTTATCCGCGAGCGTGAACATCTGCAGGCCGCGGTCGATCAGGCCTATGAGGCCAAGCTGATCGGCAAGGACAATATCAACGGCTGGCCGTTCGACCTCTACGTGGCCCACGGCGCCGGCGCCTATATCTGCGGCGAGGAAACGGCGCTGCTGGAAAGCCTCGAAGGCAAGAAGGGCCAGCCGCGGCTGAAGCCGCCATTTCCGGCCAATGTCGGGCTCTATGGCTGTCCGACCACCGTCAACAATGTCGAGTCGATCGCGGTTGCGCCCGATATCCTGCGGCGCGGCGCGTCGTGGTTTGCCGGCATCGGCCGGCCCAACAATGTCGGAACCAAGCTGTTCTGCATTTCCGGACATGTCGAGCGCCCCTGCAATGTCGAAGAGGCGATGGGAATCCCGTTCCGCGAGCTGATCGAGCGCCATTGCGGCGGCATCCGCGGCGGCTGGGACAATCTCAAGGCGGTGATCCCAGGCGGCTCGTCGGTGCGCATGGTGCCGGCCGAGCAGATCATCGATACGCCGATGGATTTCGATAGTCTGGGCAAGCTGCGCTCCGGTCTCGGCACCGCCGCCGTCATCGTGATGGACAAGTCGACCGACCTGATCCGGGCCATCGCCCGCATTTCCTATTTCTACAAGCACGAGAGCTGCGGCCAATGCACGCCGTGCCGCGAGGGCACCGGGTGGATGTGGCGGGTGCTGACGCGCATGGCCGAGGGCCGCGCGCACAAGCGCGAGATCGACATGCTGCTCGAGGTTACCAAGCAGATCGAGGGCCACACCATCTGCGCGCTGGGCGACGCCGCGGCATGGCCGATCCAGGGTCTGATCGCGCATTTCCGTCACGAGATCGAAGAACGCATCGCCGAATATTCGCATAAGGCGGATATCGACGATGCCGGCATTCTCGATCCCGCGCATATGATCGCGGCGGAGTGA
- the nuoG gene encoding NADH-quinone oxidoreductase subunit NuoG, whose amino-acid sequence MTKLIVDGKEIDVPAEYTLLQACEAAGAEIPRFCYHERLSIAGNCRMCLVEVKGGPKPVASCAWGVRDCRPGPKGEPPEISTRSPMVKKAREGVMEFLLINHPLDCPICDQGGECDLQDQAMGYGVDTSRFAENKRAVEDKYLGALVKTSMNRCIQCTRCVRFSAEVCGAPEMGATGRGEDMEITTYLETALTSELQGNLVDICPVGALTSKPYAFAARPWELGKTQSIDVMDGVGSAIRVDTRGREVMRILPRVNEAVNEEWISDKTRHIVDGLRTQRLDRPYIRENGQLRAASWSEAFGAIAAKVGRIDGKRIGAIAGDLAAVEEMFALKELLAKFGSANLAVQGGEAFDPKAGRASYIFNPTIAGIDQADALLIVGSNPRKEAAVFNARIRKRWRSGQLKIGVIGAKTDLTYPYDYVGAGTDSLSDLAAGKHSFADVLKGAKNPIVLVGTGAFARHDGAAVLALAAKVANSFGALKDGWNGFGVLQDTASRVGALDIGFAAGAGALSAAQMTTFGTLDVLFLLGADEIKVPDGTFVVYIGTHGDRGAHRADVILPGAAYTEKQGLYVNTEGRVQMANRASFPPGDAREDWAIIRALSDPLGKKLPFDSLGALRQAIFKAVPHLMRVDQIEAGNAADLKTLAGKSGSVEKAPFKTSVEDYYLTNPIARASAVMAECSRLASGHMLTAAE is encoded by the coding sequence ATGACCAAACTCATCGTCGATGGCAAAGAGATCGATGTTCCCGCGGAATATACGCTGCTGCAGGCGTGCGAGGCCGCGGGCGCTGAAATTCCGCGTTTTTGCTACCACGAGCGATTGTCGATCGCCGGCAATTGCCGGATGTGCCTGGTCGAAGTGAAGGGCGGCCCGAAGCCGGTCGCAAGCTGCGCCTGGGGTGTTCGTGATTGCCGTCCCGGTCCCAAGGGCGAGCCGCCGGAAATCTCGACGCGCTCACCGATGGTGAAAAAGGCGCGCGAAGGCGTGATGGAGTTCCTGCTGATCAACCATCCCCTGGATTGCCCGATCTGCGACCAGGGCGGCGAGTGCGACCTGCAGGATCAGGCGATGGGTTACGGCGTCGACACCAGCCGCTTTGCCGAGAACAAGCGCGCGGTAGAGGACAAATATCTGGGCGCGCTGGTCAAGACCTCGATGAACCGCTGCATCCAGTGCACGCGCTGTGTGCGCTTCTCCGCCGAAGTCTGCGGCGCGCCGGAAATGGGCGCGACCGGCCGCGGCGAGGATATGGAAATCACCACCTATCTGGAAACCGCGCTGACGTCGGAATTGCAGGGCAATCTCGTCGATATCTGCCCGGTCGGTGCGCTGACGTCGAAGCCATATGCGTTCGCGGCGCGACCGTGGGAACTGGGCAAGACCCAGTCGATCGACGTGATGGACGGCGTTGGCTCCGCGATCCGGGTCGACACCCGCGGCCGCGAGGTGATGCGGATCCTGCCGCGCGTCAACGAAGCGGTGAACGAGGAGTGGATCTCCGACAAGACCCGCCACATCGTCGATGGCTTGCGGACGCAGCGGCTCGACCGTCCCTATATCCGGGAGAACGGCCAGCTCCGTGCGGCGTCATGGTCCGAGGCGTTCGGCGCGATCGCGGCGAAGGTCGGCCGCATCGACGGCAAGCGGATCGGCGCCATCGCGGGCGATCTTGCGGCGGTCGAAGAGATGTTCGCGCTGAAGGAATTGCTGGCGAAATTCGGCTCGGCCAATCTGGCCGTGCAGGGCGGCGAGGCCTTCGATCCGAAGGCCGGTCGCGCTTCCTATATTTTCAACCCGACCATTGCGGGCATTGATCAGGCCGATGCGCTTCTGATCGTGGGCTCGAACCCGCGCAAGGAGGCGGCCGTTTTCAACGCGCGCATCCGCAAGCGCTGGCGCAGCGGTCAGCTCAAGATCGGCGTGATCGGCGCCAAGACCGACCTTACCTATCCCTATGATTATGTCGGCGCTGGCACGGATTCCCTGAGCGATCTGGCCGCCGGCAAGCACTCCTTTGCCGATGTGCTCAAGGGCGCCAAGAATCCGATCGTGCTGGTTGGTACTGGCGCGTTCGCGCGGCATGACGGCGCTGCGGTGCTGGCGCTCGCCGCAAAAGTCGCGAACAGTTTCGGCGCGCTCAAGGACGGCTGGAACGGTTTCGGCGTGCTGCAGGACACGGCTTCGCGCGTTGGCGCGCTCGATATCGGCTTTGCGGCCGGAGCAGGGGCCTTGAGCGCGGCGCAGATGACGACGTTCGGCACGCTCGACGTCCTGTTCCTGCTCGGCGCCGATGAAATCAAAGTGCCGGATGGCACCTTCGTGGTCTACATCGGCACCCATGGCGACCGTGGCGCCCACCGCGCCGATGTCATCCTGCCGGGGGCCGCTTACACCGAAAAGCAGGGGCTCTACGTCAATACTGAAGGCCGGGTGCAAATGGCCAATCGCGCATCGTTTCCGCCGGGAGACGCCCGCGAGGACTGGGCGATCATCCGCGCGCTGTCGGACCCGCTCGGCAAGAAGCTGCCCTTCGATTCCCTTGGCGCGTTGCGGCAGGCGATCTTCAAGGCGGTGCCGCATCTGATGCGGGTCGACCAGATCGAAGCCGGCAACGCGGCCGATCTGAAGACCTTGGCTGGCAAGAGTGGCAGTGTCGAAAAAGCGCCATTCAAGACCTCTGTCGAGGATTATTACCTGACCAACCCGATCGCGCGCGCGTCTGCGGTCATGGCGGAGTGCTCCCGCCTGGCTTCCGGACACATGCTGACGGCAGCCGAGTGA
- the nuoH gene encoding NADH-quinone oxidoreductase subunit NuoH translates to MAEFWTSTLWPLIIMVAESLLLLVVLLIAIAYILLADRKIWAAVQIRRGPNVVGPFGLFQSFADLLKFVLKEPTIPAGSNKGVFLLAPLVSCVLALAAWAVIPMNLGWVISDINVGVLYIFAISSLSIYGILMAGWSSNSKYPFLAALRAAAQMVSYEVSIGFVIITVLLCAGSLNLSSVVEAQNTRGFGGLIGLPQLTFLNWYVWPLFPMFVIFYVSALAETNRPPFDLVEAESELVAGFMVEYGSTPYLLFMLGEYVAVTTMCAMATILFLGGWLPPIALPPFTWVPGVIWFALKVFFMFFLFAMAKAIVPRYRYDQLMRLGWKVFLPLSLAMVVIVAGVLQFAGIAPK, encoded by the coding sequence ATGGCTGAATTCTGGACCAGTACGTTGTGGCCGCTGATCATCATGGTCGCCGAGAGCCTGTTGCTGCTCGTCGTGCTGTTGATCGCGATCGCCTATATCCTCTTGGCCGACCGCAAGATCTGGGCGGCGGTGCAGATCCGGCGCGGCCCCAACGTGGTCGGCCCATTCGGTCTGTTCCAATCCTTTGCCGACCTGCTGAAATTCGTGCTGAAGGAGCCGACTATTCCCGCCGGCTCCAACAAGGGCGTATTCCTGCTGGCACCGCTGGTGTCGTGCGTGCTGGCGCTGGCGGCCTGGGCCGTGATCCCGATGAATCTCGGTTGGGTGATCTCCGACATCAATGTTGGCGTGCTCTACATCTTTGCGATCTCCTCGCTGTCGATCTACGGCATCCTCATGGCCGGGTGGTCGTCGAACTCGAAATACCCGTTCCTGGCCGCGCTTCGCGCGGCGGCGCAGATGGTGAGTTACGAGGTCTCGATCGGGTTCGTCATCATCACGGTGCTTTTGTGCGCGGGATCGCTCAATCTCTCGAGCGTGGTCGAAGCGCAGAACACCCGTGGTTTCGGCGGCCTGATCGGCCTGCCGCAACTGACATTCCTGAACTGGTACGTGTGGCCGCTGTTTCCGATGTTCGTGATCTTCTACGTCTCGGCGTTGGCGGAGACCAACCGTCCGCCGTTCGATCTGGTCGAAGCCGAATCCGAACTGGTCGCGGGCTTCATGGTCGAATACGGCTCGACGCCGTACCTGTTGTTCATGCTCGGCGAATATGTCGCGGTCACCACGATGTGCGCGATGGCGACGATCCTGTTCCTGGGCGGCTGGCTGCCGCCGATCGCGCTGCCGCCGTTCACCTGGGTGCCAGGGGTGATCTGGTTCGCGCTGAAGGTTTTCTTCATGTTTTTCCTGTTTGCGATGGCGAAGGCGATCGTGCCGCGCTACCGCTACGATCAACTGATGCGGCTCGGCTGGAAGGTGTTCCTGCCGCTGTCACTGGCGATGGTGGTGATTGTCGCCGGCGTGCTGCAATTCGCGGGGATCGCGCCGAAATGA
- the nuoE gene encoding NADH-quinone oxidoreductase subunit NuoE, giving the protein MSVRRLAPKEVQPASFTFTDENLAWAKAQIAKYPEGRQASAVIAILWRVQEQHEGWVSEVAIRAVADLLDMPYIRVLEVATFYTMFQLEPVGKKAHVQVCGTTPCRLRGAADLIEVCQSRIHHDPFHLSKDGNFSWEEVECLGACVNAPMVLIWKDTYEDLTKESFGKVLDGFASGNPPKPGPQNGRQFSAPITGPTTLKETT; this is encoded by the coding sequence ATGTCCGTCCGCCGCCTTGCACCGAAGGAAGTCCAGCCCGCGAGTTTCACGTTCACGGACGAGAATCTCGCCTGGGCCAAAGCGCAGATCGCCAAATACCCGGAAGGTCGTCAGGCCTCGGCGGTTATCGCGATCCTGTGGCGGGTTCAGGAACAGCATGAAGGATGGGTCTCGGAAGTGGCGATCCGCGCGGTCGCGGACTTGCTCGATATGCCCTATATCCGGGTGCTGGAAGTCGCGACCTTCTACACCATGTTCCAGCTGGAGCCGGTCGGCAAGAAAGCCCACGTCCAGGTTTGCGGCACCACGCCGTGCCGGTTACGCGGCGCCGCCGATCTCATCGAGGTGTGCCAGAGCCGGATCCATCACGATCCCTTCCATCTGTCCAAGGACGGTAATTTCAGCTGGGAAGAAGTCGAGTGTCTCGGCGCCTGCGTGAACGCGCCGATGGTGCTGATCTGGAAGGATACCTACGAGGATCTGACCAAGGAAAGCTTCGGCAAGGTGCTCGATGGCTTTGCTTCCGGCAATCCTCCGAAGCCCGGGCCGCAGAACGGTCGCCAGTTCTCGGCGCCCATCACCGGGCCGACCACGCTGAAAGAAACCACATGA
- the nuoK gene encoding NADH-quinone oxidoreductase subunit NuoK, giving the protein MTVGLGHYLAVGAILFTLGILGIFLNRKNIIVILMSIELILLAVNINLVAFSTFIGDIVGQVFALLVLTVAAAEAAIGLAVLVVYYRNRGSIAVEDVNLMKG; this is encoded by the coding sequence ATGACGGTCGGTCTTGGACATTACCTCGCCGTCGGCGCCATCCTGTTCACGCTTGGAATTCTCGGCATTTTCCTCAACCGCAAGAACATCATCGTCATCCTGATGTCGATCGAGCTGATCCTGCTGGCGGTCAATATCAACCTGGTGGCGTTCTCGACGTTCATCGGCGATATCGTCGGCCAGGTGTTCGCGCTGCTGGTGCTGACGGTGGCCGCGGCCGAAGCTGCGATCGGTCTCGCGGTGCTGGTGGTGTACTACCGCAACCGCGGTTCGATCGCGGTTGAAGACGTCAATCTGATGAAGGGCTAA
- the nuoI gene encoding NADH-quinone oxidoreductase subunit NuoI, translated as MSVNINATARSLLLSEFVSAFFLAMRYFFQPKPTLNYPFEKGPISPRFRGEHALRRYPNGEERCIACKLCEAICPAQAITIEAGPRRNDGTRRTVRYDIDMVKCIYCGLCQEACPVDAIVEGPNFEFATETREELYYDKAKLLANGDRWEREIAKAIELDAPYR; from the coding sequence ATGAGTGTCAACATCAACGCCACAGCCCGCTCGCTGCTGCTGTCTGAATTCGTGTCGGCGTTCTTTCTCGCCATGCGCTATTTCTTCCAGCCCAAGCCGACGCTGAACTACCCGTTCGAGAAGGGGCCGATCTCGCCGCGCTTCCGTGGCGAGCATGCGCTTCGCCGCTATCCGAACGGCGAAGAGCGCTGCATCGCCTGCAAGCTGTGCGAGGCGATCTGCCCGGCGCAGGCCATCACCATCGAGGCCGGCCCGCGCCGCAATGACGGCACCCGCCGTACCGTGCGTTACGACATCGACATGGTGAAATGCATCTATTGCGGCCTGTGCCAGGAAGCCTGTCCGGTCGACGCCATCGTCGAGGGACCAAATTTCGAATTCGCGACCGAGACCCGCGAGGAACTCTATTATGACAAGGCGAAACTGCTCGCCAACGGCGACCGCTGGGAGCGCGAGATTGCAAAAGCAATCGAACTCGACGCGCCGTACCGGTGA
- a CDS encoding FkbM family methyltransferase produces the protein MAQAPIQFDRTSGALEGANLWERTAALALTTGSKISSHFSHRGYNSCANLLRKALPERNIAIKLNSDATFEFPYGDGYWSKLLNRSYHYEDELELLFRDAVNVDYTLLDCGANYGYWSVLVSSAPFGSHKAIAIEPSSQNFAKLKNNAEINGNRFELMKCAIGAVRGTARLSGTKHEAFSIAGAANGGGEEVPVITLDNLLDDGKISLGGKYLIKLDVEGVEIEAIKGGARLLRGDSVILCEEHGNDPRHTVSRYILEQTPLKLIVYDPRSNRLETVSELSILDRIKVSSHVGYNVFGTASAFWQDRINTLNANAARRTQ, from the coding sequence ATGGCGCAAGCGCCAATCCAGTTTGATCGCACTTCGGGGGCGCTCGAAGGAGCCAACCTGTGGGAGCGGACGGCTGCACTGGCGCTGACGACCGGTTCGAAAATATCGTCGCATTTTTCGCATCGCGGCTACAACAGCTGCGCCAATCTGCTGCGCAAGGCGCTGCCGGAGCGCAACATCGCGATCAAGCTCAATTCCGACGCGACATTCGAATTTCCCTACGGCGACGGTTACTGGAGCAAGCTGCTCAATCGTTCGTACCATTATGAGGACGAACTGGAGCTGCTGTTTCGGGACGCCGTGAACGTCGATTACACGCTGCTCGATTGCGGCGCCAATTACGGCTATTGGTCGGTTCTGGTTTCCAGCGCGCCGTTTGGCTCGCACAAGGCGATCGCGATCGAGCCGTCATCGCAGAATTTTGCCAAGCTCAAGAACAACGCCGAGATCAACGGCAATCGTTTCGAGCTGATGAAGTGCGCGATCGGGGCTGTGCGCGGTACCGCGCGGCTGTCCGGCACCAAGCACGAGGCGTTCAGCATCGCCGGCGCCGCGAATGGCGGCGGCGAGGAAGTACCGGTGATCACGCTCGATAATCTGCTCGACGACGGCAAGATTTCGCTTGGCGGAAAATACCTGATCAAGCTCGATGTCGAAGGCGTGGAAATCGAGGCGATCAAGGGCGGCGCGCGTCTTTTGCGGGGCGACAGCGTGATATTGTGCGAGGAACACGGCAACGATCCTCGTCACACGGTGTCGCGCTATATCCTCGAACAGACGCCGCTGAAGTTGATCGTCTACGATCCCAGAAGCAACCGCCTCGAGACCGTTAGCGAGCTTTCGATTCTCGACCGTATCAAGGTTTCATCCCACGTCGGTTATAACGTATTCGGCACCGCAAGCGCGTTTTGGCAGGACAGGATCAATACCCTGAACGCCAACGCCGCGCGCCGCACGCAATGA